Below is a genomic region from Miscanthus floridulus cultivar M001 chromosome 1, ASM1932011v1, whole genome shotgun sequence.
GCTATTGGACAGAACTGTGTAATATCAGGCAAAATAGAGACATGACTGATCCGTTTGGCAAGCAACCGTAGCTCCCTGTATGCTGGACGTCAGGCCAAAAGAGGGAGACAACCGTGCCCCTGGCAACGGCCGGAGGCAGGATGGCGAAAGGTAAATGTTGATGGTGCTTTTCGCAGGTCGTCACAATGCGGCAGTGTGTCTGGCTGCTTGGCATGCTGTACCGGGAGCCAGGGACCCTGCAGAAGTCGAGGCGCTGTCGGCCAGGGAAGGACTCCGATATGCTACTGAAAATCCTGAGATCCCTGTGGTGTTGAAACCGACTGCAGCTCGATCTAGGCTATGCTGAAGAATTTGGCAAGGGATCGAGGGCCGCTATGCCTAATAGCGACGGAAGTGAGAGTGGTGGCCGGTGGCGAGTCTGATGTCTGAGTGGAAGATAGTCCACACGAGAAGAGAGAAACTGTGCTGCACACGAGCTCGCGCAACTGGCGCTAAGGTCCAACAGTTCGGCTGTTTGGCGCAATGTAGTTCCAGTTTGTATCGAGCAATTTATTGCTCAATATTGTAACTTGATTGTTGAGCAATAAAAGGCCTCTCTTTTCTTCGCCAAAAAAAAATGACAGGTTTCCTGGTGATTGAGTGACATCCACTTTGATGAATATTTTTTTCCCCTTCAGCGATCAGTTCTGCTGCTGTGAAACGGAATGTCGATGACGGAATGGGGAATGGAATGTCGATGTTGTAATGGAACTGAAAATTTTCTGCTGTGAAATTGAATGGCTGGAACAGAGCATtgccaaaaacaaaacaaaactgaTAAAACGAAATCGGCGATGCGACTCCACTGGGGATCGGACCCAGAATCTCTGGTTCCGTAGACCAGCGCCTTATCCATTGGGCCATGGAGTCGTTAATTCTATTTTCTTGTAGCTCACCTGAGTAATACAGGAGACCTAGATTTACTGCTGCAGTGATGAAATATCATGATATAACTAAATTGTAATCGCGGCTGCGCGTCCGAGAAATCGAAGAGTTCTAATATAACTGAATATTGAAGGTGAATATTTGTTCAGCTTCAAAAAAATAATTTGATTCAGCTTGTAAACGTCCTGAAGTTTACTAACGGAGCTTCCACCTTTTCTTTGCAGTGTTTGTGTATTGGTCATTTATGTATTATGTAAGACTTTGTAATACTCTGGCTCGCTCTTCTTCTTGTATGATGTCAGAGGCTCAGAGCTCCTACTAATGTTTCAAAAACGAAAGAAAAAAGTGAGCTGCCGTTACCTCCACAGATTTTGTCCCTTGGGTTTCAAAACAGTTATGTACTAGTATATGATAACTTGATAAACATATCTGTACACAGAAATCGGCCTCTCCCTATGGATATCAGTATATCACTACTGGACGTCTGGACAAAACCCACTCTTCATCTCTCTGAAATTACTAACTCAATGTTGCAGTCTCAAAAAAAATCTGTCGAAGTCTCAACAGGAGCAACCACCTGATTTCTGCTCCAGCTGCGCGGCTGCGCCTGACGCTGACGAGCCGCTGGCAGGTCTGAGGTTTATATCGACCATGTCTTCATGTTTTGCTGACGAGAGCGCGTCCAGTCCTGGAAGGGATCCAGCGATCTTGCGGAACAGAGGCTGCAGGACTCAAGTTTTCACTTTTCAGATGTTTGATCAGCCATGGATATCAAGACAGAGCTTTTGCTTGTGAAAGTGAAGGGGGGAAACATTAATAAAGAGTCAGGACCTTGACGTTGAACCCAGCTTTTGCACTCGTCTCTATGAACATGGCACCATGCTCCTGTGCCTTGGCTTCTCCTTCGCCAGTGGACACTTTCCTGGTGACATCATATCCAGGGAACAAAAATCAGGATAGTTGGCCACTTTATTGAAAAACTATATCGCAAGAGTAATTCTTTAGATTTTGTACTGAGTAGAAGATGGGGCGTCGGGGATGGAACACGGAACTGATGTTATAATTATTAAATTATATAAAGAAAGGACATGACGCCCTGAACTGAAGTTTAGTCCTAGACCATCCAAACCGGCGGACAAAACGGTGGACTAATTTTTAGCCCAGGTCAACTAGTTGTTATAGCCCCTCTCAGTAATCCATATATCTAAATAATATAGGATTAAACTTTAGTCGTCTAATTTTAGTCACCTAAACTTTAGTCAGACTAACAACCAGTTCAAGTGGTCCAAACAGGCCTAATTCAGAGATACAAACCTCTTGTCAACAAGGTCAGTTTTATTTCCGACGAGGAAGATGAGCACATCTCCACCTCTTTGCGTGTTTACTTCCTCGATCCACTTTGATGTGTTCAAGAAAGATTGGCTGTCTGCAAACAAGGGACAAGAGCCTAGCATTGGACAAGGATAACATATACATATTTGAAGCGAAAAAGAAAGGTCAAAGGACAACGATAATATTATGTTTGTAGTGAAGCTTCCCCAAAATAAACCTCATTTGAAACAAACAATTCGACGTATTGGCTTCTCAAAATAGAAAAGCTGGAGATCATGGCATGCCTCACTGTATGGATTTTCTTTCTGGAGATTATTCAAAGCACTGAATTTTTGTAAACAGAAAAGCAGTGGCTATCAAATTTTATCAACAAAAAAGGCgacatttttttttttaaaaaaagagaaagaccTTCAGAAATTCGCTTTGAACAATTTCAGATTTGGCCTGTTACAGCTCTACGAGAAATCACGGGCAAAAGCTTCCGCATATCCTGTCTAGCGTAGAAAGCAAAGATATACTGTACGCGGTATACGCTAGCGGGAAGTGTTTTTGGAGACGGTCAACTTACCGGTGACATCGTAAACGATGACGGCCACGGAGGAGTCTCTGATGTAGCTCGGGATCAGGCTGCGGAACCTCTCCTGCCCAGCTGTGTCCCTACACATTTTAACAATTCACGCTCATAAAACTCTCTCTGTCAAAACCCGATTTCAAACAATCGATTCGCGCAATTGCTTTCAACGTATGCGAGGAAAAGGAAAAACTGGACGTCTTGATCTTTATCTTCTCTGCATCCATTACTCGTTACTCGTACGCACTAATAAGGAACTCCATGGGAAAGTCAAAGCATCGGCAAATCCGCGTGTTCAGTTCAGAGCTGAGGAGGATTCATCAGAGCATACCAGAGCTGAAGGCGAACAGTGCGGTCTTCGAGGTACATCGTCTTGGACAGGAAGTCGATCCCGATCGTCGCCTGCATCACGCACGGGGGGAGCAGATAGCAGCAGCACGGATCATCATCATCAGATCAGATTTCGCCGACAGGTTTCAGTAACGACGATCCTGCCTGAAAACACACGACGAGACGAGGGAGAAGAGGGAGCCGAAGATCGGCGGGCGGGCGGACCGACCTGGTAGGTGTCGTCGAACTTGTCGTACATGAAGCGGGTGATGATGGCCGTCTTGCCCACCGCCTGGTCGCCCAGGAACACGAGCTTGTACTTGGCCAgcgccgacaccaccgccatcgccgCACACCGCGCCGGAGGGTAGCCGAGCTTTGCTGTGGGCTGTGGCTTGGCGTATGTCGGCGCGATCGAGGCTGGGCGCAGTGGCGGATCCAGTATAGTGGCACTGATGTCAGGTGACAGCAGTGGCATTTGGCCCGGCCCAGGTATACTCCTCTGTATTGGATCAGATGACAGCAGCCCAAAATCTCCAATGACATCACTGCTCTCAGCCCACATCAAAGAATCCTCCGTCGTCCAGCCTCTTGGCCTCCGTTTCCTTCTCCACGAAGGGTTGCAGGCTTGCAGCGAAGCCGAAACGACACAAACGACGCCGACTCCGCGACTCGCCGAGACGAAGCCGCACGCGACGTCGCCTCATTCCAGAGGTAAATATTTATTATTGTTTCTAGAAACAATTCCAGACTGCTATTTACACTCGTTTATGTATTACTGTTCACTGTAAGTCGTTGTCACAAGTTGATAATTTTATATTGACATCAGTGACCCAAAATTCTAGATCCGCCCCTGGCTGGGCGTCTAGAGACTTTAGGATCGCAGAACCGCGGAGTTGGTGTTTGGGGTTTGGACGCTTGCAACTGAGGAAAGGGAAGGAGGAAAAGGGAGGACGATTGCTTTGAACGGGGGAAGATGGGGTCGCTTTCGGCGTTTCAAATTAGGCTTCTCCTCGTCGTGGGGTGGAACAGGTGAAGAACCAGGAGTCCAGGAGGAGCGTTCCTTGCACCAGCTGTCATGCAACGCGATCCTGACAAAATTGCATTCCCTTTTACACCACGTAGGAAAATGGAAACTTATTTTTTTCCCCGATCAGAATAAAGAATATAATAATTCTAGAAAGCGTAACTTGCGTCGTGTAGGGTTGGTCAGCGCTAATCAGCGGATAAGTAaagtaagggcatgtttggattagTTTTATATTCTTAAAAACCAAGTTTTGTCTCTAGTTGCTAAATCTAGATTTTGACCAAAAATTGGTGGGGGTTGTTTGGATCCTTctcttgctttatttattgctcacaAGGTCATAAGAAACTGACAAAAGCTGGGTATCAATAGCTTCTTGATTTTTAAGGATCGACAAAAACTGACACAAGAAATTAGGTAAAAACTAGCCTATTTAGATCTCACCGGTTTTCAAAAACTAGAATCTTAAAAAATGGTGGGATCAAAACAGGGCCTCACACATGCCTTGTGCTATTGACCGGACAGGGTCGCCGTCCCCAGAACGTCCAGTACAAAACGGAAGCTTTAATTTTTGTCCCGAAACCCGCGAACCGGTTCCCCTAGTCCTGTTGCGGCATCCGCGCTCGCGCTCGTGCCTCGGGTGTGACCTGGTCTGGTAGGACGTaccaactttttttatttttagtcctttttttgaaaaattatcacaaatatgcccctagaggtatgatttcaaaataTAGACCCTTATCTcgacgccatcgttgctggcgccgagcttacacttctcggcgccatcgttgctggcgccgaggtcttgggctcgacgcagacatgatggtgacttgataggtagctcggcgccatagatcctaGCGCCGAGCTTGGTGCCAATATCTATGGCGCCAAGGTAGTGTTTTAACCCGacccccaaccttcctgcccgagccttcttcctcttctttctcctccctctcgggtttttcctCTTCctacttcgccctacctcacgaatcagcATATtgaaccttggaaactttgatttgatccgtagatcttcgagagcaaggtatcctcgctctcctcctagttttttttcgcatcgattcggtatatattagtcggattttcaaccgaagaatcatcattacttagggtttcatgtaatttttaatatttatattatacaaccgtaggatgccaaggagtggaaaagctagcaaaccaagataacctcagcgcatgttgttatgttataggttcattgttgtgcatcaaatgggaaaccctaggtttagggtttaatgttaattgctttcggttcttagaacgaaattgattgaattgtagttatggccggatgatcgaaaatgccttcgacccattgcctctgcctagtgatGTTTCAGTGCCCATatgcttttgcggcgatccttaCAAGATAGCCAAGTccaatgaagaggacacgtataggcatcGGTATTAGATGTGTTCCAATTTtatgtttgagcctacacttcgtcagcgtcgCATTAACAAGATagtgaggaattgatgtttgtgtcacatgacatcttgcatgatttttttgttttataacAATTGTATTTTttacagacccctccaccgctctgtaaTTTTGAggagtggatcgacactgagatcaagcctaaAGATAAGGAATGGATACAGAACTATTGCGGTGGGAGGCAGAAGACAAGGAGATGATAGAGAAGAGACACGGAGAGGAGGCTgtaaaaaaggagcacaaggaagaggaggaaagaagGTGTGTTGCTGCGTataggaaggagaagaagaaaaagcttgagcgtgcacgccgagcgaaagcaACGAtgaaggagaatcccgatgccccgAGGAAAGGAAAGTGGcgtcgttgcactcagtagtctccatgacttgctagttctatggtttatttatgaacaatgttgtctattgtcggcacgtacttctagtattattgtgttgtttaatgtggcataaTATTGGATTTtttattatgtagttgtttttattatttgtggTTATAATATTCAGCATAATGTTGCGGACATAGTGAAAtatgatcacgtgctgcaaacatACCTAacaaagtagggcattatataattcaacacacaaaacacatgaaatggtatGTGAAAACATGTACCGAACAAGGGTATAGAGTTCCTTCGaataaacctaacatgccttagttaattaaaccaaacaacaaacacatggatgtgccatgtgaataagacagggtcgtcctagtagtgtggccacataacaaattgtgttgcaccttctccacagtagcctttCATTgttagtggtggtggtggcgggtgtGACGACGGAGGCCCCTTTGTTCGTGTGATTAGGGCagatgcaatatggatcattgcagagtgcctgcTATGAATCggtaccattgttgttgtcgtcctgttcgtcgtTCTTTTAACCGCCGCTAACTTCgttttctagatcgaagatacggtcctgtaggtagtagatgtactctgcatgcggataaataggtcgaggatcgaccaaCCTAGtaaacccacagttttctttgccaaggaagactgcaataagtatgtcatataagttgtatagaagagaaacatattgaataaacaaatagtaatagcaattatctatgctcgcgggcatttgaagaaacgacgacctccatctattctctcggtgaacatctgcactagacaGTCCTCACCatacatgcattttggccactcttcttttcgttcatcgtatcctctcaatggtgcctctttggtgaaatcacttttgctctcaactgggaacctctcataaagagctttctcaaagaaatcgagatcaagagaaccctcccacacaatggtagttcccttcctctttcctctccctctggacgaccctctagacattggtactgcaacgaaagaaaatactaGTTGGGAAATAAGTAGCAATGCATCTAGCATTGCATATATATAGGCAGAGGTAGGTTTAGTTACCGTTTCAATATGTTATAACTGGTCACAAGAAGACTAATTAGTTTCACTGAAGAGACTATTTCAATGGACATAGAAAAACCTAGATTCATTTTCTGAAAAGTCTATTCGTCGTTGACATAATAAATCATTGAAAAGCCTAggtgctataggtgtactatgtaagtgaagtgataaatcgctgctGTCATCGTATTCCTCATCCTtataactgaaaagtctattttcattgtctgaaaagcctcAATTCGTTCGCTATTACTGAAAAACCTAGATGCTATAGGTATACTAagtaagtgaagtgataaatcgttGTTGTCATCATACTCGTCGTTCTTGTAACTAAAAAGcctattttcattgtctgaaaagcctagattcattcaCTGTTactaaaaagcctagattcatctgcaaagcgtatgtacgatacgattggactatacacgttctaatgaatttacatttaatctgtgtactatatttgtgcctttttagcagtgtagtataattaatgattcacgaAAAAAAATCTGCAAGAGTTTTCTCTTGTTTtagaagcatccacagttacaaacagatacatcattatataatccaaataTTTAATCGTTCAAAGAGCACAATACAACCACTACTAGAGCTACGGAATACATCTTCACAGAgtacttgcgcagcaacagtgggcacatccacattgtcaggaatgtctactacaacataagtagaaaaataagaaaagaataaaaaattgGATGTAAGGAATAGGGTGAGCTCCTAATAACCATGCgaataagacacttactcggatgattctgtgtcaaaggtatctcatgaggaggatctaccacaacatcatgagtctgacaaACATCTCCAACTAGCATATTAGGggtagattgagcatcaggaatcATAGGTGCAACCTCCGTATCCATATTAGGTTCTAGGACGGGAGGGTCGAAGTGTgtctgctgacccattggtggggaaaacccatgagggataggATCAACTAACatccgacgcacaaccacgtccaaactttggaactgacacttcatagccgatctcacatagttctctcaCTGGTCTGCACATCtaattgggatcatcttcctaaggatgttgggaggagaacctaggtgaagtacaccctccactgcgatgccatcatcatcatcagctctaTGGCAATGCaactcctcccgagcccttgcaaccaacttACTAAACgatggcttctcattgaataGCACATGCATGCTTTatatctcaacaaactcaacatatccatagcgatctcttttcacggtgcctccatgatatatgctcactagattgtccttctagttcaaacacgtaacgaaacacatgtcctttagtctaaattagacgatagataatacctaacaagtactttctaactataaactaagtaaataagataataactatgtaTATATACAGTGTACACACTAAATAGCTAGATTCTATTTAGTcaactaaatatataactacctatctaagtagctatctaactatatctatgtacctatgtatctatgtgttctatctatctacatatatatctcactagatcactaattAAATCAACtgcctgagtcatcacattaactagtaaatgcCAAATGCCAAAACTACaacactacaatcaaagctaactaagtacgtacattgcatattcacaatttttacctgTCCGACGATGGAGTCacggacgtcgacggagtcgcagcggaTGTCGGGATCGATGGCCCTAAgacggagtcgcagcggacgccGAGCGTGGGTGAGGCCGATGAGCCGGGCCGACGGTGGTGAGGCCGGGCACTGCAGGGCCGGGGCCGGTGGTGGCGCGTGGCTGGCGTGGGATGGCCAACGCTCCACACGGCGAGGCTGGCACGGCGAGGCCGGCACGACGGGCGAGACGGGGCGCGGGCGGCACTGCACGATGGGCGTGGGCGGCACGGTgcgggcgcgggcgagggcgcgggcggtggcggcggcggtgcgctgGTTCGGGGCGCGAGTGAGAGAGAACGGAAGAGACAAAGGAAGGAAGGTCTCATACGTAAGACAGGCTTGGCGCCAATAAccacgacgccaagatctacggcgccgagctgacTGTCAAGTCACCGCAtgtctgcgtcgagcccaagatCTCGGCGCTAGCAACGATGGTGACTGGCGCCGAACTaaaggtccagattttgaaatcatacctccagaaacatatttgtgaaaaaaattcaaaaaaaaaggttgaaaaataaaaaaatcggtATGACCTAAGAGCACAAGCGCGCGAAGCAATCACGTGACGCGAGGGGGAGTCCAAGCTCCAAAGTCCATACCAAACACGCCGGTTTGACTTTTTAAGACAAGCAGATGGGCCTTGGCTGCAACCAGCCCTCGACTTGTTGTTGGGCTAGTCCGACTTCTTTTTAGTGTGCGTTGGGCCAGGTTGTAGCGGAACAGAGTGCACTGTCCAAATGTGCCACATCAGAAGAAATGGCGTTGTTTTGCTTGGCCACCAAACCCTAACCTTGTTACTGTGCAACGGGGGTAGGGAGTTTTGCGCATGCAGGTCATGCACGCAACGGATGCACCTGACCGGAGCGCCCGCGGTTCACAGCAACAGTTAAATAAACAGTGCGGTAACAGCTTCACAATTCACCTACACACGCCCGAATTGAACTGAACGCAGATGAGTGAGGACTTCAACTGGCCTGCTAAAGCAGACGTCATGTCCGCATATATGGCGACCGTTTTAGCCTGTGCGTCGTAACAGTGTGCGATAAACCACCAAAGTGGCAACGTTCGTTAACCGTAAAAACGCAGTGGTAGCAATAGTAGAAAACGCCCAACGGTCCAGCAAGCAAAGCCAACACACGCGACGCTACCACGGAAGGTGACGCAGATCACAGCGCCGAGCAGAGAAGCAGCTGGCCAGCAGCAGAGCCGTATCCGATTCCGTATGTGCACGAACTGGCAGAGTGGCAGGCgcaggcggcaggcggcaggcggAGCAGGCAGGTGTGTAATGAGGGCTCGCCGGGGTCGATCAGATCGGTACGGGGGGGCGTGTAGTAATCGCCGCCTTAAAGGCCGCACCCAACTCAGGTCTCAGCCGCGGCCTGCCTGCCCGCTGGCCGCCAATGGCGACTACTAACTCCCCCTATTAATTGCCCGGAGTAGAGtaccggcgcgggcgcggcagtcTACGCACTCGTCATGTACGTATTATATACTCCTGTATTGTATATCCATCGGCCGgaaagacgacgacgacgtgagtgAGTGAGACACAGCAAGGTACGTAGCGCGTACTCTCCATCGCGTTTAATAATACAGGAGGAGTAACATTCAGATTCATACCCATTCAATTCATTCACTCATTCATCGCATCGGCGTCGGCAGGTCATTCCATCAGCGACCTTGACCGCGACCGCCGTACTGCGTCTTCGGCCTCGGCCACGCTTGCCTTCGGATTCCGATCCATCACGTGATGATCACTGCAGTGCCCTGGTCGGTAGCCGTGTGCTCGTAGCGCACGCCTGCACGGACGCTCGATCGCGGCGCGAGTTGCAGGCTGCACCGCTGCCCTGCCAGGGGCAAAGCCACACCTTCAATCAAATTTGCAAAAATATAGCGACTTTGATTAAAATTTCACCGCATATGCACTCGACATAATCCTATATAGCATTGTATCCTCTTCTATAGTTTGCTCCCAataagggcgtgtttggttgccccttctaaattttagtcgttgtcccatgggatatttgacacatgcatagattattaaatatagactaattacgaaactaatttcatagtttgcgactaatttgcgagacgaatcttttaagcctaattagtccatgatttgacaacatttgctacagtaaacatgtgctaatgatggattaattaggtttaaaaaaatcgtctcgtggagtactgacggattatgtaatttgtttttttattagtatccgaacactccaTTCAATGTTCTTCCAAcacatctcctaaattttagtagctgaaTCTAAATCTCCCCTAAGTTTCAAGTGGATGGGCAGCAGAGATGCTAACTGGATCATCATTGGCAACATTTATGCTTGTACAGTTGTTGCCAACAACTTTATATGGCGGGGGACCCCTATGCATGTCGtcgctaaagatggcaacgggctgTGGCCGGTGCTCGTGGATgctcagcctgttcggcaggtcgtaaacgatcgtggattatttactagtggctggtttggtgtgaaagaaaaatattgttccaacttat
It encodes:
- the LOC136505385 gene encoding ras-related protein RABH1e-like, with the translated sequence MAVVSALAKYKLVFLGDQAVGKTAIITRFMYDKFDDTYQATIGIDFLSKTMYLEDRTVRLQLWDTAGQERFRSLIPSYIRDSSVAVIVYDVTDSQSFLNTSKWIEEVNTQRGGDVLIFLVGNKTDLVDKRKVSTGEGEAKAQEHGAMFIETSAKAGFNVKPLFRKIAGSLPGLDALSSAKHEDMVDINLRPASGSSASGAAAQLEQKSGGCSC